The proteins below come from a single Ictidomys tridecemlineatus isolate mIctTri1 chromosome 8, mIctTri1.hap1, whole genome shotgun sequence genomic window:
- the Slc2a12 gene encoding solute carrier family 2, facilitated glucose transporter member 12 isoform X2 translates to MVPVENTEGPNLLNQKGREAETDGSYGASGGRHPACSGGCSLFTFLTSVTAALSGLLVGYELGLISGALLQIKTLLALSCHEQEMVVSSLLIGAFLASLTGGVLIDRYGRRTAIILSSCLLGLGSLVLILSFSYTVLILGRIAIGVSISLSSIATCVYIAEIAPQHRRGLLVSLNELMIVTGILFAYISNYAFASVSHGWKYMFGLVIPLGVLQAIAMYCLPPSPRFLVMKGQEEVASKVLGRLRAISDTTEELTVIKSSLKDEYQYTFWDLFRSKDNMRTRIMIGLTLVFFVQVTGQPNILFYASTVLKSVGFQSNEAASLASTGVGVVKVISTIPATLLVDHVGSRTFLCIGSSVMAASLLTMGIVNLNIHMNFTNICRNHSPINQSLDESMYYGARNLSASNSTLRDHFKGVTSLSRGSLMPMQSDMDKRGEVTSTPLPNAGLSQTEHQIVTDAAEVPAFLKWLSLASLLAYIAAFSIGLGPMPWLVLSEIFPGGIRGRAMALTSSMNWGINLLISLTFLTVTGTM, encoded by the exons ATGGTACCTGTTGAAAACACAGAGGGCCCCAATCTGCTGAACCAGAAGGGGAGAGAGGCGGAGACGGATGGCAGCTACGGAGCCAGCGGCGGCCGGCATCCTGCCTGTTCGGGAG GTTGCAGCCTGTTCACTTTCCTGACATCGGTCACTGCGGCTCTCAGTGGCCTCCTGGTGGGTTATGAACTTGGACTCATCTCTGGGGCTCTTCTCCAGATCAAAACCCTACTAGCCCTGAGCTGCCATGAGCAGGAAATGGTTGTGAGTTCCCTCCTCATTGGGGCCTTCCTCGCCTCTCTCACAGGAGGGGTCCTGATAGACAGATATGGAAGAAGGACTGCAATCATCTTGTCGTCCTGTCTTCTTGGACTTGGAAGCTTGGTCTTGATACTCAGTTTTTCCTACACAGTTCTTATATTGGGACGCATTGCTATAGGGGTTTCCATTTCCCTGTCTTCCATTGCCACTTGTGTGTACATTGCAGAGATTGCTCCCCAACACAGAAGAGGCCTTCTTGTGTCACTGAATGAGCTGATGATTGTCACCGGCATTCTTTTTGCCTATATTTCAAATTATGCATTCGCCAGTGTTTCCCATGGATGGAAGTATATGTTTGGTCTTGTTATTCCCTTGGGAGTTTTGCAGGCAATTGCGATGTACTGTCTTCCTCCAAGCCCTCGGTTTCTGGTGATGAAAGGACAAGAAGAAGTTGCTAGCAAAGTTCTTGGAAGGTTAAGAGCCATCTCAGATACCACTGAGGAACTCACTGTGATTAAATCTTCCTTGAAAGATGAATATCAGTATACTTTTTGGGACCTGTTTCGTTCCAAGGACAACATGAGGACCCGAATCATGATAGGTCTAACACTGGTATTTTTTGTACAAGTCACTGGCCAGCCAAACATATTATTCTATGCCTCAACTGTTTTGAAGTCTGTTGGCTTTCAAAGTAATGAGGCAGCCAGCCTCGCTTCCACTGGGGTTGGGGTGGTCAAGGTCATCAGCACCATCCCCGCCACCCTTCTTGTAGATCACGTTGGCAGCAGAACCTTCCTCTGCATTGGCTCCTCTGTAATGGCAGCTTCATTGTTGACCATGGGCATTGTGAATCTTAACATTCACATGAACTTCACCAACATCTGCAGAAACCACAGTCCTATCAATCAGTCCTTGGACGAGTCTATGTATTATGGAGCAAGAAATCTGTCAGCTAGCAACAGTACTCTCAGAGATCACTTTAAAGGGGTCACTTCCCTCAGCAGGGGCTCGCTTATGCCCATGCAAAGTGACATGGATAAGAGAGGGGAGGTCACCTCCACACCCTTACCAAATGCTGGACTAAGCCAAACGGAACACCAGATAGTCACCGACGCTGCTGAGGTCCCAGCATTTTTGAAATGGCTGTCCTTAGCCAGCTTGCTTGCTTATATTGCTGCTTTTTCTATTGGTCTAGGACCAa